One genomic segment of Kiritimatiella glycovorans includes these proteins:
- a CDS encoding type IV pilus twitching motility protein PilT gives MNIDLDRWLDELAVRGGSDLHLAAGNPPVLRLHGRLERVGEGDAALSAEAIAAVIAGAVGDEALDRLRHTGELDAAFERQDGTRLRINAYRQQGDFAAAIRLLPDRFFALDELGLDVKLLKSICAMHSGLILVTGTTSSGKSTTIASLVNEINKTRPCHIHTIEDPIEYRHRSLQSFVTQREVGRDTASFAEALRRSMRQDPDVIVVGEMRDLETMTAALTLAETGHLTFATLHTSDAVQSVSRIISAYPAAHQAQVRVQLASTLQVVLSQKLVPWANGGGRSLAAEILVATPNVRAMIREEKTHQMRTAMQTGGEHGMQTLNQSLLALLQRRKIDRATALEYSEDKANLLEELDRHAGQSPKRKGTR, from the coding sequence ATGAACATTGATCTGGATCGTTGGCTCGACGAGCTGGCCGTGCGCGGCGGCAGCGACCTGCACCTCGCCGCCGGCAATCCGCCCGTGCTCCGTCTGCACGGCCGCCTGGAGCGTGTCGGCGAGGGGGATGCCGCGCTGAGCGCCGAGGCGATCGCCGCCGTCATCGCTGGCGCGGTCGGCGACGAGGCGCTGGACCGGCTGCGGCACACCGGCGAGCTCGACGCCGCCTTCGAGCGCCAGGACGGAACGCGCCTGCGTATTAACGCCTACCGCCAACAGGGCGACTTCGCCGCTGCCATTCGATTGCTGCCCGATCGCTTCTTCGCGCTGGACGAGCTCGGTCTGGACGTGAAACTGCTGAAGAGCATCTGCGCGATGCATTCCGGGCTGATCCTCGTCACGGGAACGACCAGCAGCGGTAAGTCCACCACCATCGCCAGCCTGGTCAACGAGATTAACAAGACACGGCCCTGCCATATTCATACCATTGAGGATCCCATCGAGTACCGGCACAGGAGCCTCCAGTCCTTCGTCACGCAACGCGAAGTCGGTCGCGACACCGCCAGCTTCGCTGAAGCGTTGCGGCGCAGCATGCGTCAGGACCCGGACGTGATCGTTGTGGGCGAAATGCGCGACCTGGAAACCATGACCGCGGCGCTGACCCTGGCCGAGACCGGACACCTCACCTTCGCGACGCTGCACACCTCCGATGCCGTGCAATCCGTCTCGCGCATCATCAGCGCCTATCCCGCCGCGCATCAGGCCCAGGTTCGGGTGCAGCTTGCATCGACGCTTCAGGTGGTGCTGAGCCAGAAGCTCGTCCCGTGGGCGAACGGCGGGGGACGGTCGCTCGCCGCCGAAATCCTGGTGGCGACCCCGAACGTTCGCGCCATGATCCGCGAGGAGAAGACGCACCAGATGCGCACGGCGATGCAGACCGGCGGCGAACACGGCATGCAGACGCTCAACCAGTCGCTGCTGGCCCTGCTGCAACGCCGCAAGATCGACCGCGCCACGGCTCTCGAATACAGCGAAGACAAGGCGAATCTGCTTGAAGAACTCGATCGCCACGCCGGCCAATCGCCGAAACGGAAAGGTACACGATGA
- a CDS encoding type II secretion system protein GspD — protein MPVASTQAQDTNEAIVIESVFVRDMALRDFAELMTRGCEADWKVLVSEKAGEKRISFYLSDTGIDETLRSICATYGLWYRRSRRSDIIQIETMEEYREGLNLYADEAVEVVPVMYPAPEEIGDALARLFQDRVVWDPPPEDIADDMPRIESALDRMDTMADRATLVDSENLGGTTTGYRDRYDGSSYRRRTGDTWDRTGRYGSRSGRATEEQTVEEVVEQQQRSLEAQQAVRGIPEDIGGRNDRPGLVYISASPSANALILRSSDAASVETIKTVIQQLDKPKPQVLLEVKVLDILLDDESARGVDWLFQNSTGDGQMLSGGRATGITAEPGNSIRSSDPFSLVPQGTGIDPLASVFSFVSADVRARIQLLQDEQRIHSLATPSLLVADNEASRVFIGSEVTILKSVELNAVRDIETGLVLDYETEPQTEEERIGTTLLITPKIHADRTVTIRILQEETKLGDERTIEYGDVGEQFRTQDIDERSVTTTVLAKDKHTVAIGGLIRERQADRETGVPLLMNIPLLGNLFKRTVKSDERSELLVLIRPYVVLAPGDAESASKQFLETVGSDGATLEGGVREKALGVRH, from the coding sequence TTGCCGGTCGCTTCGACGCAGGCCCAGGACACGAACGAGGCCATCGTCATCGAATCGGTTTTCGTTCGCGACATGGCGTTGCGGGATTTCGCCGAGCTGATGACGCGCGGCTGCGAGGCGGACTGGAAGGTGCTGGTCAGCGAGAAGGCGGGCGAGAAGCGCATCAGTTTCTACCTGTCCGATACAGGCATCGACGAGACCCTCCGTTCGATCTGCGCGACGTACGGGCTCTGGTATCGCCGCTCGCGACGATCGGACATCATCCAGATCGAAACCATGGAGGAATACCGAGAGGGTCTGAATCTCTATGCCGACGAGGCCGTCGAGGTCGTCCCGGTGATGTATCCCGCGCCGGAGGAGATCGGCGACGCCCTGGCGCGACTGTTCCAGGACCGGGTGGTCTGGGACCCGCCGCCCGAAGACATCGCTGACGACATGCCGCGCATCGAAAGCGCCCTCGACCGCATGGACACCATGGCTGACCGTGCCACGCTGGTTGACTCCGAGAACCTCGGCGGTACGACGACAGGCTATCGGGATCGATACGACGGCTCCTCATACCGCCGACGGACCGGTGACACCTGGGATCGAACCGGCCGCTACGGCAGTCGGTCCGGTCGTGCGACGGAAGAGCAGACCGTCGAAGAAGTGGTCGAGCAACAACAGCGCTCGCTGGAAGCGCAGCAGGCCGTGCGGGGGATACCCGAGGACATCGGCGGACGCAACGACCGGCCGGGACTGGTCTACATCTCCGCCTCGCCCTCCGCCAACGCGCTGATCCTGCGGTCCAGCGACGCGGCGTCCGTAGAGACGATCAAGACCGTGATCCAACAGCTCGACAAACCCAAGCCGCAGGTGCTTCTGGAAGTCAAGGTGCTCGACATCCTGCTCGACGACGAGAGCGCGCGGGGAGTGGATTGGCTGTTCCAGAACTCCACGGGAGACGGACAGATGCTGAGTGGCGGCCGGGCCACCGGCATTACGGCGGAACCCGGCAACAGCATTCGATCCTCGGATCCGTTCAGCCTGGTCCCGCAAGGCACGGGCATCGACCCGCTCGCTTCCGTGTTCTCGTTTGTCAGCGCCGATGTGCGCGCGCGTATCCAACTCCTTCAGGATGAACAGCGCATCCATTCGCTGGCCACGCCCAGCCTGCTGGTGGCCGACAACGAGGCCTCACGCGTTTTCATCGGGAGCGAAGTGACCATACTCAAGAGCGTTGAGCTCAATGCCGTACGGGATATCGAGACGGGCCTGGTCCTCGACTACGAAACGGAGCCTCAAACAGAGGAGGAGCGCATTGGAACCACGCTCCTGATTACGCCCAAGATTCACGCCGACCGGACGGTGACCATCCGGATACTCCAGGAGGAAACCAAACTGGGTGACGAGCGGACGATCGAGTACGGCGACGTAGGGGAGCAGTTCAGAACCCAAGACATCGACGAACGCTCCGTTACGACAACCGTGCTCGCGAAGGACAAGCACACCGTCGCCATCGGCGGCCTCATTCGGGAGCGGCAGGCAGATCGCGAGACGGGCGTGCCGTTGCTGATGAACATTCCGTTGCTCGGGAACCTGTTCAAGCGCACGGTCAAGAGCGACGAACGCAGCGAACTGCTGGTTCTGATTCGCCCGTACGTCGTGCTTGCACCCGGCGACGCGGAATCGGCGTCAAAACAGTTTCTCGAAACGGTCGGCTCGGATGGCGCCACGCTTGAAGGAGGGGTTAGGGAGAAGGCGTTAGGCGTTAGGCATTAG